The sequence below is a genomic window from Armatimonadota bacterium.
GCCACCAGTTCCCGTTTGGTCGCGAGACTCATCATCTGCCTCATCTTCCTCCGGCCGGTCCCCTGAAGGACCCCAGCCGGTAAGATTCTTAGATGAGGCAACCATCCAACTTAGGTAAGCTTTCTGATGATGCAATGCGCCTCGTTGACCGTCTGTGCCTTTGACGGGTACCCTTAGGCTGGCAAGGAAAGCAACGGCAGGCAAAATGAGTCCCGCATCAATCGTACGAAATAACCCGGGAGATCCGGCACAGAACAGCATCCGCGGACGGGCTGGCCGATGAGCAGCCCACACGATCTAGTGCGAGCTCATGGACCGTTTCCGGCGAGATACCTGAATCTCGCGTCCGGTGACGGTATTCTCGTCATCGACGTGCAGGCGGCCATGGAAGCGATCCTCGCCGCGGACGGAAGCAGCACGATCGCCGCGGAGGCTGGCGCCGCTGAGCTTCAGATGGACAGGGTCAAGCGGCCTTCGGCGGCCCGCCAGCTATACGCCAGGCTTCGCGGGTGCGATCAATGGGAACACTGCCCGCACGGGTATACCACCGTGATGTCGCTGAGTGCGGCCGCCCCCCAGCGGATCGGACCGTTCGTGGTTCGAGCGCCATGGCACGAAGCGCCGGCCGAGGGAGTGGACATCATCATCCAGCCCGGGCTTTCATTCGGCCTCGGCACCCATGCCACCACGCGTATTCCGCTGCGACAGCTCGCGGACGTGACAAAGCCCGGCATGCGTTGCGCCGACGTCGGGTGCGGCTCCGGGATCCTCGCCATCGCGATGAGCCGTCTCGGGGCGCGGGAGGTCGTGGCCGTGGACGTTGACCATACGGCGGTATTGGAGGCCCTCGACAACGTTCAGCGGGCCGGGGTTGCGAATCTGGTTTCTTCCATCTCGCTTGGAAGCGCCGATGCATTATTCGGCAGTTTCGACGTGATCGCCGCGAATATGGGCGGGGCGCCAAGCGTCATCCAAATTGCACAGGATGTCGCAGCCCACCTGGAACCCGGCGGTGTCTTCCTGGCGAGCGGCATCTACGGCGATACGGACGATGCTGCTGGCCAGGTGGCTGACGGCGTCAGTGAGGCGCTTTCCCAATTCGGGTTGGCGGAAGTGCGACGCGATTCGGAACACCAGTGCGTCGGGATCGTTTATCGGAGGAACAGATGAGCCCGCCTTTCGACAGTCTGGCCCTGAGGCAGGTGAGCCTGGAGCTGAAGGGCTCAATCATTGGAGCGCAGGTTCAAAAGATCCGCCAGCCGGACCCTTTCACAGTACTTATCCGCTTCCACGGCAACGGTAAATCGCGCTGGTTGCTGCTGTGTGCCCAGGCGGATTTGTTCCGCGCCCACTTTACCACGCGCACATTTTCAAACCCGCAGGAGCCGCCAGTCTTCTGCATGGCGCTACGCAAGTACCTGGAAGGCGGCCGCGTGACCGCCGTGGAACAGGCAGGGGCCGACCGGGTGCTGCGCATCGAGGTTGCTTCGACATGGGGACGGCTGCTCCTGATAGCCGATCTGATGGGGAGGCACAGTAATCTGATCCTCGTGGCTGAAGACGGCACGATTCTGGAGGCCATAAAACACGTGGGTTCCACTATGAGCCGGCGCGTTGTGCTTCCCGGCCGGCAGTACGCACCCCTTCCACCAACCGGCAAACCGTCACTATGGGACGCCTCTGACGCTGAATTGTCGTCCCTCTGGGCTGCGGCGCCCATTCCGGTTACCCGCGCGTGGCTGTTGGATACCTTTGGCGGGATGAGCCCTGCTCTCGCGGCCACGGTGCTGGCGACCGCTGACCCGAAGGCCACGCTTGACACTATCGTCGCATCGGTGCGTTCCGGCGCAACAGGCGAAAGCCCGTCGGAGGCTCTGGACGCCGGCTATGAAGCTCAGGCTTCCGTTTCGCAGCGTGATTCATTACTGCGCCAGTTGAACGCGAAACTGGACAAGGAAGGCACAGTCCTGCGGCGTCGCCTGGCCGACCTCGATGCGATAGAGGAACGCGGTCTCCGGGCGGAGGAGTGGCGTATCGCGGGAGAACTGCTCTCAGCCAATGCCCATGGCATCGAGAGAGGCACGGTATCGGTATCGCTGCCCAACTACTATTCCCCGGACCTGACGCCGATGGTGATTGCGCTGGACCCGACTCTGTCGGCACGGGAAAACGCGCAGGCGTATTTCGCGCGAAGCCGGAAAGCGAAAACTACCGCCGAACGAGCGCCGGCGTTACGATCGGAGGTCGGCGTGCGCCTGGCGGAACTCGAGGCAATCCGCAGCCAGGCCGCGCAGGCAGATGAGTCCGAACTGCTAGGATTGGCTGGGACAGGACAGGGGCAGCCCCCTGCTCCCGCGTCGAAATCCAGGCGATCGGAATCGGAGTACCCGTCGGGGGTGCGGATCAAGCGATTCACCTCGGACGAGGGCTGGCAAATCTGGATTGGTGAGAACGCCACAGGAAACGATTACCTGACGACGCGGTTGTCGGACCCGGGGGATATCTGGATGCACGTGCGTGCGGCAGCCTCGGCCCATGGCGTCATCCGAACTAACAAGCACCCGGAAAAGGTGCCGCACGCCACGCTACGTCGAGCCGCCGAACTAGTCGCCGCGAAGAGCGAAGCGAAGAGCAGCAGCGTTATCGCCGTGGACTACACGCTTCGACGGTACGTCCGCAAACCTCGGGGCGCGGCGCCGGGGCGGGTCACCTACACGAACGAGAAGACCATCGAAGTGAGTGGGGCTGAGGACTGAGGACTGCGGACCGACCGCACCAGGTTTACTTTCGTTTGGGTGCCGGCGGTGGCGCCGAACCGTGAATCTGCTCCTCGGACGGGACCTGCCCCAGTGGCGGAACGTCTCGTAGCGATTCTGCCGCCGGGGGTGTAGTGTTCATCTGGTGGAAGTAATACGTCGCGCCCAGAACCATTGCCAACACCAGCAGATAGGCAGCTAATCGACCGTTTTTTCGCAGCATTCCGCTCACCCCCCTTTGCCCCGCCGTCTCCCACAGGACGAACGTTGGGCTCTGAGAGTACAATACCCCTTGGAGACGCCAATGAACAACAAACAAATCGCGGAATCCCTCGAACGCATCGCCGACCTGTTGGTCATTCTGGGCGAGTCCGACTTCCGGGCGAACGCCTACCGCAACGCCGCCCGCCGCATTGAGAACCTCACGGAGCCTGCTGGCGACCTGTACGCGCGGGGAAAACTGACTTCGATTCCCGGCATCGGAAAGGGCATTGAGGAAACCATTGGCGAACTGGTGCGCGACGCGCGTTCGGACACGATGGAACAACTCAACAGCCAGGTGCCGCCCGGTCTCCTGGATGTGCTCAGGGTACCGGGGCTCGGCCCCAAGAGAGCGCGCGCCCTGCACCTCGCGCTAGGCATCAGCACACTCGCCGACCTCGAAAAGGCAGCCAAGAGCGGCGCGCTAGCGAGCGTACCCGGCTTTGGAGCCAAAACGGCGGAGACTATCGCGGCCAACCTTGCACGCATACGAACATGGTCGGAGCGCCAACTCCTTTGCGACGCCTTGCCTGTCGCCGAGGAATTGGCGGACAGGCTAAAGACTACTGAAGGCGTAGAGGATGTCGCGGTTGTCGGCTCCATCCGGCGCCGCAGGGAAACGGTTGGCGATGTGGATTTGCTGGCTTTCGGGGCAGACCCGGATTCCATAGCACGGCGATTCGCGCTTGCTCTCGGAGCCGACTTGGCCGATACCCCGCCGCGAGAGCCTTTGGCATTTTCGCTGGCGGATGGAACGCGGGTCCATTTGAGCGTTACAACGCCCGATTCGTGGGGAACGGCGCTGGTTTATTCCACGGGTTCCGAGTCGCATACGGCCGCGTTGGGGGATTTGCCGCGGGCGGCAACGGAGGAAGAAGTCTACTCCGGAATTGGACTGCGCTACATCCCCGCCGAGATTCGGGAGAACCGTGGCGAGATTGAAGCCGCAAGAACCGGGCGGCTACCTGCACTGGTGACAGTCAGCGATCTGAAATCCGATTTACATATGCACAGCCTCTATTCGGATGGGGCTGCCTCTATGGAAGACATGGCCCTTGCGTGTATGGCCCGCGGATATACGTATATGGCCATCACCGACCACTCTCAGGGTCTGCCAGTGGCGAACGGCCTCACGGTTGAGCGCCTCGCCGTGCAGGCGCAAGAAGTGCATCGCCTTAACGCGGAGCTCGCTCCATTTCGCATATTGCACGGCACCGAGGTGAATATCCGCGCGGACGGCGCGCTGGATTTTCCAGACGAGGTCTTGGAGAAACTGGATTGGGTCGTCGCCAGCGTTCACAGCGCATTCGGCCGGTCCACCGATGAACAGACGGAGCGCGTGATTCGCGCCCTGCGGCACCCGTTCGTAAACCTGATTGCTCACCCTACGGGTCGCATCCTCAACCGTCGCGAGGGAATCTCAGTAGATATGGCTTCGCTCATTCGTGCGGCGGCCGAGACCGGCGCCGCTCTCGAGATAAACAGCGGGCCGGACCGTCTTGACCTGAACGACATCCATTCCAGGGCTGCTCGCGACGCCGGAGTGTGGATATGTGTTGATGCGGACGCACATCATCCGGACCATCTTCAGTGGGTTGATCTCGGAATCGCAACGGCGCGACGCGGTTGGTGCGAGACAGCCAACGTCTTGAACGCGCAGCCGCTTGAGGCTGTCGTCGAATTTGTCAAGCGAAAGCGGATGGGATAAGCGAACGCCCCGTACATCACATTTCGTGAGCGTTTGCAGAGGCTTCTGGGCGGGAACAAACCGAATACCAACCTGTAAACCACTCTTCAGGAGGTAACCATGAATAGCACGCTTCTGAACCCTGACGCTGGAGCGGACAGACCGATTTTCAAGGGCGATCCGGCGGACTCCGTCTACCTGGACGACGACACCGATTTCATAGACGATGTCTCGAGCAACCCACCTGATGTGGAGGATGAGTCGGTGTGGTCGGTCGATACGGGCGCCGGCGAGTTCACCGCGCCTGTCGATCAACGCGGCGTTGCGCCCTGACGGTCGGCCCCGGCACGACTGCCGGATATCCTGTCCGCGCAAGACACCGCACCTTTGCGTTGCGTGCTCCCGGTCGTTCTGGCGTAGTCCCTAGGAAGCCGGCCGTGGTCGCCGGTTACCCGTTTCCGCGTGCCGGGAAGTCAAAGCCCGGTCCTCAGTTTGACCCTCCCCACCCCCTGCCCTATACTCATCTAAGCACTAAGAGCACATGTTGCAGGGGGAACACCGTGGCCGAAAAGATCGCTAACCGAGCGCAGGATTTCAATAAGTGGTACACCGACGTGGTCCAGACCGCGGACTTGGCCGACTACGCGCCCGTCAAAGGCTGCATGGTCATCAAGCCATACGGGTACGCGCTATGGGAAAACATGCAGCACGCCCTGGACACGGCGATCAAGGCCACCGGGGCGCAGAACGCATATTTCCCGCTGTTCATTCCTGAATCGTTCCTGAAGCGCGAAGCCCAGCACGTGGAGGGCTTCTCGCCGGAACTCGCCGTCGTCACACACGCGGGAGGCAAGAAACTCGAGGAACCGCTGATCGTTCGGCCGACCTCGGAGACGATCATCAACGAGATGTTTTCAAAGTGGGTCCGCAGTTACCGCGATCTGCCGATGATGATCAACCAGTGGGCGAACGTCGTGCGCTGGGAACTGCGAACGCGGCTGTTCCTCCGCACCACGGAGTTCCTTTGGCAGGAGGGGCATACGTGCCATACGACCAACGAGGAAGCTGAGCGCGAAGCGCTTCAGATGCTGGAAGTTTACCGCACATTCGCCGAGGATTACCTTGCGATCCCGTGTGTTACGGGGACCAAGTCGGACGCCGAAAAGTTTGCCGGCGCGAATACCACTTACACCATCGAGGGGATGATGGGCGATCGCAAGGCCCTTCAGATGGGAACGTCGCATAATCTCGGCCAGAACTTCGCGAAAGTGTTCAACACGCAATTTCTGGACAATACGGGGCAACAGCAATTTGTGTGGCAGACCAGTTGGGGCGTCAGCACGCGGCTGGTTGGCGCAACGGTTCTGGTTCACGGAGATGACAAGGGTCTCCGTCTCCCGCCGCGAATCGCTCCGATCCAGGCCGTGATCGTTCCGATCGGGAAGACCGACGAAGAGAAGGCCGCGGTTGCGAAAGTTTCGGCGCGCGTAGCAAGGGATCTGACTGCGGCGGGCATCCGTGTAAAACTGGATGACCGCGAGCAGTTCACGCCGGGCTTCAAGTACAACGAGTGGGAACTGAAGGGTGTGCCGTTGCGGCTGGAGATCGGACCGCGCGACGTTGCGGATAACGCAACGATGGCGGTGCGCCGCGATCAACCCGGCAAGTCGAAACTGAGCCTGGACGGATTGGCGGTACAAGTAGCTGTTCTTCTTGAAGAAGTGCAATCCGGCCTCTTGGCGCAGGCGCAGCAATTGCGCGACGACAACACGCGGGACGCCGCGTCGCTGGATGAATTGGCCGAGATCATCAAGACCAACCGCGGCTTCGTTCGCGTGTGGTGGAACGGCGATAGCGATGCGGAAGCCAGATTGAAGGAGCGCACCAAGGCGACACTTCGATGCTACCCGCTTGTGCAGCCGGGGGGCGAAGGCAAATGCGTCGCCACGGGCGCGATGACGAACCAACAAGCGCTGTTCGCGGTCGCGTACTGAAAGAGGATATGGCGAAGCGGGGTCGAAACGCTGGTCTCCGGTTTGTGCCCCCGCCGCGTGACTTCAGTCCACTGTGATGTACACTCTTCTGGCAATTCTCTTCGGCCGCCTGCTGCTCTCTACCGTTCTCGGGGCGTTCGTCGGCCTGCAGCGCGAACAGTCCGGGCGTCCGGCAGGGCTTCGAACGCACACTCTGGTGTGTATTGGCTCGGCGCTCATCACGATCGTCTCGGAATCGTATGTAGGTGACGAAGCGCGAATCGCTGCGCAGATCATCAGCGGTATCGGTTTCCTTGGCGCAGGGACAATTATACGCGAAGGGAAAACGGTCCGTGGTCTCACGACGGCCGCCAGCCTTTGGGCGGTCGCGGGCCTGGGCATCGGGTGCGGGCGCGGCGGGACGATGATGTGGCTGTGCGTGATGGCTACCTTCCTTATCCTTGGCACCTTGGGACTCGGAAAACGCCTCGAAGAAAAGATACTGGCGGTGCAACACAGGAACACGCTGTGCGTTCGCGGAAGCCACGAAGCGCAATCGGCGGCCCTTCAATCCCTCACGGCAATCGGCATAAAGGTTGACACTGCATCAAGGCGAAGGCTTGAGAGTGGACGATCGGAGTTAGCGGTGCGATTGGAGTTTCCGCCGGGAATGGCGCGAGAACGGGCGATCCATGCCGTGATGGGGATCGAAGGCGTCACGGGCGCGGCGTGGGCTTCATCG
It includes:
- a CDS encoding 50S ribosomal protein L11 methyltransferase — its product is MSSPHDLVRAHGPFPARYLNLASGDGILVIDVQAAMEAILAADGSSTIAAEAGAAELQMDRVKRPSAARQLYARLRGCDQWEHCPHGYTTVMSLSAAAPQRIGPFVVRAPWHEAPAEGVDIIIQPGLSFGLGTHATTRIPLRQLADVTKPGMRCADVGCGSGILAIAMSRLGAREVVAVDVDHTAVLEALDNVQRAGVANLVSSISLGSADALFGSFDVIAANMGGAPSVIQIAQDVAAHLEPGGVFLASGIYGDTDDAAGQVADGVSEALSQFGLAEVRRDSEHQCVGIVYRRNR
- the proS gene encoding proline--tRNA ligase; protein product: MAEKIANRAQDFNKWYTDVVQTADLADYAPVKGCMVIKPYGYALWENMQHALDTAIKATGAQNAYFPLFIPESFLKREAQHVEGFSPELAVVTHAGGKKLEEPLIVRPTSETIINEMFSKWVRSYRDLPMMINQWANVVRWELRTRLFLRTTEFLWQEGHTCHTTNEEAEREALQMLEVYRTFAEDYLAIPCVTGTKSDAEKFAGANTTYTIEGMMGDRKALQMGTSHNLGQNFAKVFNTQFLDNTGQQQFVWQTSWGVSTRLVGATVLVHGDDKGLRLPPRIAPIQAVIVPIGKTDEEKAAVAKVSARVARDLTAAGIRVKLDDREQFTPGFKYNEWELKGVPLRLEIGPRDVADNATMAVRRDQPGKSKLSLDGLAVQVAVLLEEVQSGLLAQAQQLRDDNTRDAASLDELAEIIKTNRGFVRVWWNGDSDAEARLKERTKATLRCYPLVQPGGEGKCVATGAMTNQQALFAVAY
- a CDS encoding MgtC/SapB family protein, whose amino-acid sequence is MYTLLAILFGRLLLSTVLGAFVGLQREQSGRPAGLRTHTLVCIGSALITIVSESYVGDEARIAAQIISGIGFLGAGTIIREGKTVRGLTTAASLWAVAGLGIGCGRGGTMMWLCVMATFLILGTLGLGKRLEEKILAVQHRNTLCVRGSHEAQSAALQSLTAIGIKVDTASRRRLESGRSELAVRLEFPPGMARERAIHAVMGIEGVTGAAWASSEAEPHAG
- a CDS encoding helix-hairpin-helix domain-containing protein — protein: MNNKQIAESLERIADLLVILGESDFRANAYRNAARRIENLTEPAGDLYARGKLTSIPGIGKGIEETIGELVRDARSDTMEQLNSQVPPGLLDVLRVPGLGPKRARALHLALGISTLADLEKAAKSGALASVPGFGAKTAETIAANLARIRTWSERQLLCDALPVAEELADRLKTTEGVEDVAVVGSIRRRRETVGDVDLLAFGADPDSIARRFALALGADLADTPPREPLAFSLADGTRVHLSVTTPDSWGTALVYSTGSESHTAALGDLPRAATEEEVYSGIGLRYIPAEIRENRGEIEAARTGRLPALVTVSDLKSDLHMHSLYSDGAASMEDMALACMARGYTYMAITDHSQGLPVANGLTVERLAVQAQEVHRLNAELAPFRILHGTEVNIRADGALDFPDEVLEKLDWVVASVHSAFGRSTDEQTERVIRALRHPFVNLIAHPTGRILNRREGISVDMASLIRAAAETGAALEINSGPDRLDLNDIHSRAARDAGVWICVDADAHHPDHLQWVDLGIATARRGWCETANVLNAQPLEAVVEFVKRKRMG
- a CDS encoding NFACT RNA binding domain-containing protein; translation: MSPPFDSLALRQVSLELKGSIIGAQVQKIRQPDPFTVLIRFHGNGKSRWLLLCAQADLFRAHFTTRTFSNPQEPPVFCMALRKYLEGGRVTAVEQAGADRVLRIEVASTWGRLLLIADLMGRHSNLILVAEDGTILEAIKHVGSTMSRRVVLPGRQYAPLPPTGKPSLWDASDAELSSLWAAAPIPVTRAWLLDTFGGMSPALAATVLATADPKATLDTIVASVRSGATGESPSEALDAGYEAQASVSQRDSLLRQLNAKLDKEGTVLRRRLADLDAIEERGLRAEEWRIAGELLSANAHGIERGTVSVSLPNYYSPDLTPMVIALDPTLSARENAQAYFARSRKAKTTAERAPALRSEVGVRLAELEAIRSQAAQADESELLGLAGTGQGQPPAPASKSRRSESEYPSGVRIKRFTSDEGWQIWIGENATGNDYLTTRLSDPGDIWMHVRAAASAHGVIRTNKHPEKVPHATLRRAAELVAAKSEAKSSSVIAVDYTLRRYVRKPRGAAPGRVTYTNEKTIEVSGAED